The DNA window ACTTGTGGCCTTCAAAGCTGAGCACGTTACAAACACTTTGCTGACGAAGAGTGCGCCAAAACAGCTGCAGAGACCTGCCAAAGTCTCTCTGAGAGTTCATCCTCAAATCTTTCCATTGCCTCCAAAGGTCGATTGTGCaatcaaaatcatttttcattccTTTGTTGGACCACAGGAGCCTATCGGCCCGATTGCGTCTacgtaataatatgatgaggcgattatatACTTTGACATGATGTCGCTCTGGGCGGCACGGCGACCTCATGTCATGgtgagcacatccgcctcacagttctgaggtcctgggttcaaagtCTCCCACACTCCAAAACCACGCCtggtaggttcactgaagactaaattgtccgtagatgcGAATGTGAGTCGAAGCGGTCACTTGTTTGTACGTACCCTGCGATCGGgcggcgaccggttcggggcgtagcccgcctctcgcccgaagtcggctGAGATGGGCGCCGGTACGCCCGCGACCGAGCCTAGTGAGAAgcggttaagagaatggatggatggatggatggatggagtttgctCTGAAGGAAACCAGAAGTGAAAATGAGTTGGACGCTCATCCAAGAATGCAGTTCGCAATGCGGTCTGACATTCATCAACTGCGACCGatcgatcaatcaatcagtcagtcggtcggtcggtcgccGTTCGGGGAATTCCTCAGATGAGTTTGGTGCGCAAGAATAGTTTGTTTCCTTGACTTTTTACTTCCTCTCCAAGCTCTCCCGTGAGCCGCGTCCGGGGTCACCGAAAGAACACCAGAACGTGTTTTTGCCGGCTGCGGAGAAGCGGATAAAGAAAGGAACCCGCAGAATTCCGCTGGACCTTTGAGGTGTGAGATCGGCACAgaataatatttgttttcagtcTTGAGGAGATGCGCTATTTCAACTCAGTGGCCTCGTGTAACAAGGAgaaacaaacagaaataaagacacacacacacacaaacatccaaTTATGTCAGAGAAATAATTTAGTGGGACAAACCGTTTGACAGAAATGACATGATTGCATTTCTTCGCTCGCTccgagtgcgtgtgtgtgcttctcACACTCTACACGTCTCAGGCCTCGAAAGAGGAGGGGCCGCCGGAGAATCCATCGAGCCCGAGTCGAAGCGCTCCGTCTGGGCTCGTCTGACAGCCGCAGGGCAGGCACCCACATCCTCCGACTTGATCTTCTCTCAAGTCCTGCGTTCTTCTATCTGCTCACAAATCCTCCGCAGGCTggacgaggaggagggagaggaggaggccCCTCACTCCTTCACACGGAACCGAAACAAGAGGATGACGACAACAACGAAAATGGAGCAGATGTGAAATATTCCAGAGGCATGTCTCCACATGACATTGGGGATgagtcttttcttttctttttttttgtgctcccaGACACCCAACCAGAACGTGTCGTGGTCACTGTTGTGTCCTTCAGTTGAAGAGAATGGAGTCGGGATCTCTGTTGGCTATCTGCGCCATGTGTTTGAGAATGTCCTTCTTGGTGATGATGCCCAGAAGCTTCCTAAGCACACAGCCAGACAAACAGGAGAAAAAAGACAAGCGCCATGAGCCCCGGGCCAAACAACAAGTCCACCGCAGGAGCCCGTCTCGGGGCCTTTTCGGCCTCGCTTGGAATCGGGTTGACCGACGGGAAGTCGAGTGCGAGGGGGAAGGAGGACTTGTCGAAACGAGCCCGACGAACCCACGCCGACTTGGAAGGAAAACACCAAAGTGCCGAGGGGAGAATTACGGTGACAGTAAGAGCTCTGACGGCcggccttccttccttccttccttccttccttccttcctgacTGCCTTCCTTCACTCATGTGGAGCGACTCGATTCCATGACTGACCCATGCCAGAAAAtagaccaaaaaataaatagataaataaactACACTCGTGTTGGATCCTTTTGGAAAACCACCTGCATACGCTTTCTTTTCAAATAAGTTTGCATTTGAGCAAAAAGGAAaactctggggggaaaaaaacaaaactgagccATTAAGCTTGGAAATCCGAACGTTTTTCACTCATCCTGCCAAACGAGAAGACACAGACGTGTTGTTGGTCCGGCATATTGTCAGTTCACAAGTGCAATTgagagcaaaacaaataaaaaaagacaaaaaagtacTCAAGTTCATTGCCATcgcaacatttcaaatgttgcaCTCTAATTTCACAACACCCGACCCGAACCCGCTGGCACAGAAGACTGATTGGCCAAGTCGGggtttgcgtgcgtgcgtgcgtgcgcgctcACCCGTTGTGTGTGACCAGGCACTGTCGCAGGCCCAGTTTGCGGAAGATGTCGACGGTGATGTCCATGGGTGTGTGGTCCGTGACGGTGAAGGGGCTGAGGTCCAAGATGCCCCGGAGGCGGAGGTCAGGGGGGGCTTCGGGGGCCTGAGCGGGGGCGTGCTGGCTGAAGAGCACCCGGGATGCACTGACCGTGCCCTCCTGCCGCTGACGGGCATTATCTGGACCCGGGTGAGAGCACAAAcggattagattttttttggacGACACGGACACAGACACACGAACGCACACGAAcgcatacgcacgcacgcacgcaccaatGGATATGAGCAGATCTCTTCGGAGCACAAACCCCACCAACCTCTGGGACTGCTGCGAGACGACCACAGGAAAGCCGCTGAAGCGTGTGCTCTCCACCAGCGCCTGCGTTTCGACAAGGTCACCCGGGGTCACGTCGACGTCAGGGAACACGCGAACACCATTCGCACACGGACAGACAATTCAGAGGCTTCTCTGATGACCCTTTTCTAACCTGAGCGGGAAACTCCACGCTGGAACCCCCGAGCTCCAAAGTAGGAGGAGGGGCGCTACCCGCTCGGCCAGCGTGCTTCCTCTCGGTCAAATCGTTGCAGGGAAAGGGCCGAGACCACAAGCGGATCTCCCGCTGAACTCTTGCAAATCCGAGTGTCCAACTCACTCATTGTGACCTCGCCCGCAGCTCGACCGAAAGCAGATATTCAGGTAGCTGTACTTTACGTCATTCTTCCTATTTTGGGCAACTTTTACGCCACGACAGTTCCTAAATAAAACATATACTTTTACTCAAAACCTCAGCTCGGGCAAAAGAAAATCCAAAGAAATGGTTTCTTGACGTAAAGCCCATAGCGCAGTCCCGCCTCTGTTCACGTggttgacaacaacaaaatccacACAGCTGTGTTGTAGAATCGTCAGCTACCACGGACGCGTTCTGTTGTTGGAATACTGAATTCCAGCGTAGGGGATGTCAGAACTTAGGTTTTATAGGTTTAAGTACAGCAAACGTCAGATCCTTTGACTCAAACGATATTCGTCAAGGTGACTTCAACTCAAAGTTCGCTTCTTTCTACTTGTACTTTGGCTCAGACTGCAAGCGACGGCGTGCGTACCTCCACCTGACCCAGCGTCATGCCGTCTTGCGTGAGCACGGCCAGGGCGGGGTCCGCCCTCCTGGGCCTCATCACGTCTTCGGCCAAGCTGCCGTGCTCAAAGTCCTCTTTGGGCTCCAGGAAGGGGTAGCCGTTGAGGCGGATGTGCGCCTGATGGGAGCGGGAGCAAACTCTGACCCGGAACTCGGAACGCACGCAACGCGCACTCGCCGCCTCACCTCGTAGATCCCCTCGCGCCCAAACGCGTCCGCCACCCACTTGCTGGTCATGGTGGCGGCCATGAGCGGCACGATGTACTCCAGGCCGCCCGTCAGCTCGAACATGATCACCACCAGCGACACGGTCATGCGCGTCACGCCGCCTGTGGACAGGAAGGACCGCGTCAGAAGAGACCCGCAAGCGTACAGGCGGGCTGGAGAACAGAAGGAGAGCAAACATTGAGGCCGTGCAGTTGCAGTTGGGCAAAGCACCCGACCTGGTGTGCAGGAAACATGCACCTTTTGCAGgctgaacatcaacacaaaACTAGGCAGTGAAACATACTGGGAGGGAAcaaaattgttaataaattcaaAAAATCTCACTTATAGGTGACATTCCAAAAAATTATCATTTGGATTTATAAAATCTTCTTCAACTTCAACTTCTCCAATAATCTTTCAAAAGAAAAAGCGTGACACCTTGTAACATTCAACTTTTGTTGCGTTGGTCTTTTCAATTTCCCACCCAAAACAGCGTGCTCACCGAGCTCTCAACATGGCCACTTCTTCTCCTCACGTTTTCATGCGGGCCGCGTTTCATTTCATCATAAAGGCAGCGGGCGTTCAAATCTGTGAGTGCGATGTTGCGACATCGGCTGACCTGACAACAGTTTGCAAGCAGCACTGCCAAAAGCCATCAGTCGCGCTTCCGGCAGCTTCTCGCATGACTCCTCGAGACGCAGCAGCGCACTCTAGTGGCCGGAGTATGGAAGTACACCTGTGCCGTCTACGCGTCCAGCAAATCAAGAAAGTAGTTCTGTCGTGGCCATTTTGTGGCGCTCCTGGACTATGTCTCGAGTGTAGCTGCGTGGAAAGCATTTGGAAAAGTAGTCACCAAGCCACGCTCCCTAGAAAAGCAATATGTCCCATCTGTCGGGCTGAGCGAATACAAAAGCTAATTTGATTTTGGGAAGGGGCGCTAACGTAGGTTATGTGGCAGCGGACAGACGCGCCGCACAGCACTCCAACTCTGGCGCGAGGGCAAAGAGCCAAggaatccagccatccattttccttaccgatTATCCTCCTAAATACGCACGCATGCAAACGCATTATCGTTCGCCGCTGCCTGTTGTACCAGGTGCGTCGTTTGAGTGTCTGTGTGACGTTCTGCCGTGGAACGGTTGCCGCGCGGCGCTCGTCAAGTTCGCATGAGTCGGCCACCAAAAGTGGGCGCGATTTGGAGTTTCAAAATCAAACGGCGCGGCGCAAGTGCTGCGGGAGTTGCTTGAACGCTGCTGGCGTAAGTAACGTTCATTTGACCATTTGCTTTGTAAAGTCCACTTCATGATCGACCTCTGTGTTCTACTGAGCGGTTTGGCTTTTACAAACTATCCAAACAATAAattacacacgtgtgtgtgtgtgtgtgttttgtttttctgtataGTTTCCTCTCCTATTGCAATATGTATCGCAGGGTTCCAAAAATATCCCAATGTCGTGCAGCTCCACGTGAGCTCCTTTAATAGGGCCAAGCGttgcgagcgagcgagcgagcgagaacCTACGCGTGCTGTTTGTCGAGGCTGCAGCATGACGTCGCTCCGACGCCTCCGCATCACGGGAGCAGGTGGAAAGTCATTGGTGTTCAATTGCAACCTATCAAACGATTCATCTTGTctcctcacacacgcacacaaacacacaccccgATAAATCAGCATCATACCATTACAAGCCGACTCCAGACATCATCCACATTTTTGGAATAGCCATGATTAGAAACTGTATTCCTCTTAATCCTTAATTCTGTTCATTCAAGAGATACAATTGTAGCGGTCGACCGGTTcgcatttctgaggacccgggttcaaatccggccccgtgcctgcgtggcttttctccgggaactccggtttcctcccacatccccaaaacacgcaggcgaggttaattgaagactctaaatgaaATGCTTGTTGatttagatgtgccctgcgactggctggcgaccagttcggggtgtaccgcgcctctcgcccgaaggcggctgggataggcgaccCACGTGGGGAGAAGCGCTATGGAGACacacttcttttcattttgtcttcaaaGGGCAAAACCAGGGCCAAGTAGTCTTTACTATTGAAGTTTGACACCAAGTTGACATGACTGGACTGTTTTGTTATGTATGCGTTTCATTTgacacacaaataaatgcacTCAACGGCTACGTTGCCATAAATGGGCTTCCAGAGGAGAAGACAATTCAGAGGATGGCACTCAAAGCATCCTGTGCAAAGTCTTGactctttcccccccccttcaTTTTGCATTTCCGCATCTTCTCCAAGCACAACCGAGACGTCACCCACACATCGTCGTACTTGTCCTGAAATTCCTCCCGACCGATCAGATCTAGCTAGGAGGTAGATACGCCGTCGTCTCACCGAGGCACGCGGCGGCGCCCACCATGGCGTAGAGGCCCGGCGTGATGCAGTCGGTGCCGGGCGAGCACCAGCCTCGGAAGAGGAGCCAGTCGCGGTTGTAGTAGGCCAGCTGCTCCGTGCCCACGCCCAGCAGCCTCCCCGCGATGGCACCCACCGCCATGCTGGGAATGAACAGTCCCGACGGAACctgcgcgtgcgcacacacaccacaccaccaccaccgcatTATTACTCGCCAACAGATTTCCacatcttttttcttcttgaccACAAGCAGTGGCTCACAGCTCACGTTCGCAAACTTTTCGCTTTTCCACGGACCCCCTCGTAATCCGACTACCACGTGTACCCCGAAAtgccaaacaaatgaaaaagttgccttttggggggaagaaaaatgaCATTCCAAAAAAGTGACAATCAATTCATATTTTGTTAGAGTAAAAAAAGTTGTGTATTTTAGGATAAAAAGTGGTGATGTTAAGTTCAAAAACGGAAGAATGTCATTTTAATAAGTCAACTTCAATATGACAgctttatgccttttttttctcgaagggttgctttgaaaaaaatacagcctTTGTTCTCAAAAACCTAGGAAGCCTGTAACCCCGTCACGATAGggctttttttcattgaaacgAGGATGTCGCAGTGCGGACGACCgctgagcacatctgcctcgacAGTTCTGGgggccgcctgtgtggactttgcatgtccATGAGaagcgggaaagaaaatggatggatggatggatggatatgtcaCAATTACGCCAGAGCTTTTCATGGGTCCAAAGGTAAGGTAGGAAGGAGTCGTGATGTTGGTTTTATTGGTTCCCATTTGCAAGTGTGCACTTGCAAATGAAATGACCTCACTTTGACAACCAGTGGGTTAGGTTACTCTGAAGCAAAATAAGCAGAACAAAGAAAGGGGAAAGTAGACTGAAATTGCCATCATCGGTCTCCATAAAACGCATTTGAAACGAaggaaacgtgtgtgtgtgtgtgtgtgtgagagacctTCATGCCAAACGTGATGACGGTGATGATCATCTTGAAGAGCAAGGCCAGAGCCAGCTGCCACAGAGCGGTGTAGAGACCTTCCCCCGCTGGCCGGTCCGCCTGGCTGTCCCCCACGCCGGTTTGGGACGTGTTAGTGggctggtgggggggggggggggggggtcgggggggggcaCGGCGGAAACTTAATCCATCGcaacacaacaaaaagacaaagtgcACACCCACCCGTTTGTATCcgcagagctgcgaggaatcgAGCAGCGAGCAATCATTGAAAAGTTCTGAAATGAGCTCGGCCCCGCTCATTCTGGTGTAGCCGTTTGGGAAAGCCAGCAAGGCGGTCAGCGCCGCCACCAACAGGACCTCCATCACCGGGTAGTGGCCCAGACGGGTCGACTTGCCTGGTGGGGACGCACGCATGGTCTTcaaaacgcacgcacgcacgcaggcaggcaggcaggagcACTCACGTCTGCGGCACCACGCAATGTTAGCCTTGATGAAGAGCGCCCCCCACAGGCCTCCGAAAATGCCCAAGAGGACGAAGGGCGCCAGCTCCACCAGGTGCCAGGGAGAGTGAAACTCCACGTAGAAGAGAACCAGTCGGCTGTTGCCAAACGGGTTGATGGAGCGCAGCGTGAAGGCGGCCACCAGGGCGGCGAAGAACGAACGCCACAGAGTTTTCAAAGGGAAGTAGTAGCTCACCTGTGCCACGCAAGAAACACGTTTTACGCACACGGGCATGAAGAGCGAAACAAACACTCCTCACCTCCTCCAAGCTGAAGAGGACGCCGCCGATCGGAGCGCCGAAGGCCACCGACACgcccaccgccgccgccgccgacaaCACCTGAGCGAGAGCACAACGGGCAACTTTCACCGGAGCCGAGACGGGGGAGGGGCCTCTCCTAATCCTAACGTCAATTAAATAGGACCCAGAAATGCCAACAGAATGGAAAAGCTTTTTTCTTGACATACGACAAATGttctgagaataaagtcgtgTTTGTTCGAAACAACAAGCCATCGCCTTTTGTGGGCAAAAATGTTGGAATGTTACGAGCCTAAAATCAAGTGAATTTCCAAAAGACAACTTTAC is part of the Phyllopteryx taeniolatus isolate TA_2022b chromosome 23, UOR_Ptae_1.2, whole genome shotgun sequence genome and encodes:
- the LOC133472463 gene encoding H(+)/Cl(-) exchange transporter 5-like isoform X3; this translates as MEHRGGEDDDDDDDEMVDIGGVTLDFSSTDDVPPLGSGGYEGYGSGGGRAVNGVGKPADLPEDPVPGVGTYEDFNTIDWVREKSKDRDRHREISNKSKESVSALLLSVSDAFSGWLLMLLVGLMSGAVAGGIDIAAHWLTDMKGGVCLAGFWFNHEHCCWTSNQTTFQERDRCPQWQSWAQLITGTAEGALAYTVNYLMYMFWALLFAFLAVTLVRAFAPYACGSGIPEIKTILSGFIIRGYLGKWTLIVKTVTLVLAVSSGLSLGKEGPLVHVACCCANILCHLFTKYRKNEAKRREVLSAAAAVGVSVAFGAPIGGVLFSLEEVSYYFPLKTLWRSFFAALVAAFTLRSINPFGNSRLVLFYVEFHSPWHLVELAPFVLLGIFGGLWGALFIKANIAWCRRRKSTRLGHYPVMEVLLVAALTALLAFPNGYTRMSGAELISELFNDCSLLDSSQLCGYKRPTNTSQTGVGDSQADRPAGEGLYTALWQLALALLFKMIITVITFGMKVPSGLFIPSMAVGAIAGRLLGVGTEQLAYYNRDWLLFRGWCSPGTDCITPGLYAMVGAAACLGGVTRMTVSLVVIMFELTGGLEYIVPLMAATMTSKWVADAFGREGIYEAHIRLNGYPFLEPKEDFEHGSLAEDVMRPRRADPALAVLTQDGMTLGQVEALVESTRFSGFPVVVSQQSQRLVGFVLRRDLLISIDNARQRQEGTVSASRVLFSQHAPAQAPEAPPDLRLRGILDLSPFTVTDHTPMDITVDIFRKLGLRQCLVTHNGKLLGIITKKDILKHMAQIANRDPDSILFN
- the LOC133472463 gene encoding H(+)/Cl(-) exchange transporter 5-like isoform X1; translation: MSHVWSARLGGDGATVMEHRGGEDDDDDDDEMVDIGGVTLDFSSTDDVPPLGSGGYEGYGSGGGRAVNGVGKPADLPEDPVPGVGTYEDFNTIDWVREKSKDRDRHREISNKSKESVSALLLSVSDAFSGWLLMLLVGLMSGAVAGGIDIAAHWLTDMKGGVCLAGFWFNHEHCCWTSNQTTFQERDRCPQWQSWAQLITGTAEGALAYTVNYLMYMFWALLFAFLAVTLVRAFAPYACGSGIPEIKTILSGFIIRGYLGKWTLIVKTVTLVLAVSSGLSLGKEGPLVHVACCCANILCHLFTKYRKNEAKRREVLSAAAAVGVSVAFGAPIGGVLFSLEEVSYYFPLKTLWRSFFAALVAAFTLRSINPFGNSRLVLFYVEFHSPWHLVELAPFVLLGIFGGLWGALFIKANIAWCRRRKSTRLGHYPVMEVLLVAALTALLAFPNGYTRMSGAELISELFNDCSLLDSSQLCGYKRPTNTSQTGVGDSQADRPAGEGLYTALWQLALALLFKMIITVITFGMKVPSGLFIPSMAVGAIAGRLLGVGTEQLAYYNRDWLLFRGWCSPGTDCITPGLYAMVGAAACLGGVTRMTVSLVVIMFELTGGLEYIVPLMAATMTSKWVADAFGREGIYEAHIRLNGYPFLEPKEDFEHGSLAEDVMRPRRADPALAVLTQDGMTLGQVEALVESTRFSGFPVVVSQQSQRLVGFVLRRDLLISIDNARQRQEGTVSASRVLFSQHAPAQAPEAPPDLRLRGILDLSPFTVTDHTPMDITVDIFRKLGLRQCLVTHNGKLLGIITKKDILKHMAQIANRDPDSILFN
- the LOC133472463 gene encoding H(+)/Cl(-) exchange transporter 5-like isoform X4; this translates as MEHRGGEDDDDDDDEMVDIGGVTLDFSSTDDVPPLGGYEGYGSGGGRAVNGVGKPADLPEDPVPGVGTYEDFNTIDWVREKSKDRDRHREISNKSKESVSALLLSVSDAFSGWLLMLLVGLMSGAVAGGIDIAAHWLTDMKGGVCLAGFWFNHEHCCWTSNQTTFQERDRCPQWQSWAQLITGTAEGALAYTVNYLMYMFWALLFAFLAVTLVRAFAPYACGSGIPEIKTILSGFIIRGYLGKWTLIVKTVTLVLAVSSGLSLGKEGPLVHVACCCANILCHLFTKYRKNEAKRREVLSAAAAVGVSVAFGAPIGGVLFSLEEVSYYFPLKTLWRSFFAALVAAFTLRSINPFGNSRLVLFYVEFHSPWHLVELAPFVLLGIFGGLWGALFIKANIAWCRRRKSTRLGHYPVMEVLLVAALTALLAFPNGYTRMSGAELISELFNDCSLLDSSQLCGYKRPTNTSQTGVGDSQADRPAGEGLYTALWQLALALLFKMIITVITFGMKVPSGLFIPSMAVGAIAGRLLGVGTEQLAYYNRDWLLFRGWCSPGTDCITPGLYAMVGAAACLGGVTRMTVSLVVIMFELTGGLEYIVPLMAATMTSKWVADAFGREGIYEAHIRLNGYPFLEPKEDFEHGSLAEDVMRPRRADPALAVLTQDGMTLGQVEALVESTRFSGFPVVVSQQSQRLVGFVLRRDLLISIDNARQRQEGTVSASRVLFSQHAPAQAPEAPPDLRLRGILDLSPFTVTDHTPMDITVDIFRKLGLRQCLVTHNGKLLGIITKKDILKHMAQIANRDPDSILFN
- the LOC133472463 gene encoding H(+)/Cl(-) exchange transporter 5-like isoform X2, whose amino-acid sequence is MSHVWSARLGGDGATVMEHRGGEDDDDDDDEMVDIGGVTLDFSSTDDVPPLGGYEGYGSGGGRAVNGVGKPADLPEDPVPGVGTYEDFNTIDWVREKSKDRDRHREISNKSKESVSALLLSVSDAFSGWLLMLLVGLMSGAVAGGIDIAAHWLTDMKGGVCLAGFWFNHEHCCWTSNQTTFQERDRCPQWQSWAQLITGTAEGALAYTVNYLMYMFWALLFAFLAVTLVRAFAPYACGSGIPEIKTILSGFIIRGYLGKWTLIVKTVTLVLAVSSGLSLGKEGPLVHVACCCANILCHLFTKYRKNEAKRREVLSAAAAVGVSVAFGAPIGGVLFSLEEVSYYFPLKTLWRSFFAALVAAFTLRSINPFGNSRLVLFYVEFHSPWHLVELAPFVLLGIFGGLWGALFIKANIAWCRRRKSTRLGHYPVMEVLLVAALTALLAFPNGYTRMSGAELISELFNDCSLLDSSQLCGYKRPTNTSQTGVGDSQADRPAGEGLYTALWQLALALLFKMIITVITFGMKVPSGLFIPSMAVGAIAGRLLGVGTEQLAYYNRDWLLFRGWCSPGTDCITPGLYAMVGAAACLGGVTRMTVSLVVIMFELTGGLEYIVPLMAATMTSKWVADAFGREGIYEAHIRLNGYPFLEPKEDFEHGSLAEDVMRPRRADPALAVLTQDGMTLGQVEALVESTRFSGFPVVVSQQSQRLVGFVLRRDLLISIDNARQRQEGTVSASRVLFSQHAPAQAPEAPPDLRLRGILDLSPFTVTDHTPMDITVDIFRKLGLRQCLVTHNGKLLGIITKKDILKHMAQIANRDPDSILFN
- the LOC133472463 gene encoding H(+)/Cl(-) exchange transporter 5-like isoform X5, with the protein product MSHVWSARLGGDGATVMEHRGGEDDDDDDDEMVDIGGVTLDFSSTDDVPPLGSGGYEGYGSGGGRAVNGVGKPADLPEDPVPGVGTYEDFNTIDWVREKSKDRDRHREISNKSKESVSALLLSVSDAFSGWLLMLLVGLMSGAVAGGIDIAAHWLTDMKGGVCLAGFWFNHEHCCWTSNQTTFQERDRCPQWQSWAQLITGTAEGALAYTVNYLMYMFWALLFAFLAVTLVRAFAPYACGSGIPEIKTILSGFIIRGYLGKWTLIVKTVTLVLAVSSGLSLGKEGPLVHVACCCANILCHLFTKYRKNEAKRREVLSAAAAVGVSVAFGAPIGGVLFSLEEVSYYFPLKTLWRSFFAALVAAFTLRSINPFGNSRLVLFYVEFHSPWHLVELAPFVLLGIFGGLWGALFIKANIAWCRRRKSTRLGHYPVMEVLLVAALTALLAFPNGYTRMSGAELISELFNDCSLLDSSQLCGYKRPTNTSQTGVGDSQADRPAGEGLYTALWQLALALLFKMIITVITFGMKVPSGLFIPSMAVGAIAGRLLGVGTEQLAYYNRDWLLFRGWCSPGTDCITPGLYAMVGAAACLGGVTRMTVSLVVIMFELTGGLEYIVPLMAATMTSKWVADAFGREGIYEAHIRLNGYPFLEPKEDFEHGSLAEDVMRPRRADPALAVLTQDGMTLGQVEALVESTRFSGFPVVVSQQSQRLVGFVLRRDLLISIDNARQRQEGTVSASRVLFSQHAPAQAPEAPPDLRLRGILDLSPFTVTDHTPMDITVDIFRKLGLRQCLVTHNGA